CAAATCAAATCTCCTGCCGGATCGTCTTTAGCATTAACTAATGCTTTAAGTTTGCGTCCGGGTCCTTTTTCTTGTTTAGCCATTTCTGTCGCTTTTGTTTTTAGTTTCCCACGAGATTCGTATTCCATGGTTTCAGGATTTAACTGCAGAATTTCACTACCATCTTTACTCCTTTGTTTCAGAAAAAAACCTTGACCGCTTTTTGAACCCAACCAGCCTTTTTCCAGCATCTGCTTCATAAATTCTGGAATTTCAAAAGCTTTTTTCTCTTCTCCTTCTACTTGATCGTGAACATTATTGGCTACATGAATAAAGGTATCCAAGCCAACTACATCCAATGTTCGGAAAGTCGCACTTTTGGGCCGGCCGATCATGGGGCCAGTGACAGAATCAACTTCTCCGACGCTATATCCTTTCTCAAGCATTTTCTGTACGGTTACAAGTAACCCATATGTCCCAATTCGGTTCGCTATAAAATTCGGTGTATCTTTAGCTTCTACTACCCCTTTACCAAGTACGTCCTCCCCAAAAGTTTTTATAAACTCAAGAACTTCAGGATCCGTAGCTTCGGTAGGAATTACTTCAAGCAGCTTCAGATAACGCGGCGGATTAAAGAAATGAGTGCCGAGGAAATGCTTTCGAAAATCTTCACTGCAATCAGCTGACATGGCTTCAATGGATATTCCTGACGTATTTGAACTAACGATAGCTCCCTGCTTTCTATACTGATCCACGCTAGCTAACACTTTCTTTTTAACTTCTAAATTTTCTACGACTACTTCGATAACCCAGTCGACTTCACTAAGTCTCTCCATATCATCACTCATGTTACCGGTTTCAATTAAATTCAAGCTTTCTTTACTAGTAAGCGGAGAAGGCTTTTGTTTCTTTAAGGCCTCTTTATTCACCGAAGATATTCGGTTTCTCACCGCTTTATCATCAAGTGTTAATCCCTGCTTTTTCTCACGATCGTTCAGTTCGCGAGGAGTAACATCGAGCATAAGTACTGGAATTCCGATATTTGCTAAGTGCGCTGCTATCCCGGCCCCCATGACACCAGACCCCAAAACAGCTGCACGCTTTATTTTACGATTCATACTATGTCCCCCTATCCATTTGAATGAATACTCATTCATTTTGTAACCAAAAAAATAAATGTTGCTGAGTTCGTATCTAATACTAATATAAATTATTTTCTGACATTTCGCAATCCTTTTTTCTACAATATGCTGGAAATATTTCGTTTAGAAAAGGAAGAGTGGTAAAAATTATGACTCAGTCAGAACCAGTAAAAAACAGCCTATACTCTTCGCGACTCCCTCCACTATAACTGTTAGATCAGCATTCTCAACGACTACCTTATAACCAACACCTGTGAGGAGGTTCCTATAGTTTATTATAATCAAAAAAAAAGATCGTGTCACAGCAAATTTTGTCATGACACGACGGCGCTCCTTATTTTCCTAGTACACCTTTCAGAACAAAGGCTACGTTCGCTGGACGTTCAGCTAAGCGTCGCATAAAATAACCATACCAATCATTACCATAAGGGACATAAACTCTCATTTTATACCCCTCTTTCACAAGTTCCTCCTGCCTTTCAACACGGATCCCATATAGCATTTGAAATTCGAACTGGTCATTAGATATATTATTTTCTTCCACTAACCGTTTCGTGTATTCAATAATTGCATCATCGTGGGTCGCAACAGCTGTATAGTTTCCATTTAAAAGGTGCATTTTGATAATCTTTTTATAGTTCTCATCTACATCTTTCTTTTCGGGAAACGCAACTTTGGGAGACTCTTTATAAGCTCCCTTCACTAGGCGGAGGTTCGGGTCATATTGATTGAGATCTTCCACATCTTCCGCCACTCGATAAAGGTAGGCTTGCAGGACAGTACCAATGTGAGTGTAATCAGCTCGCAGCTTTTTAAAAATTTCAAGCGTTTTTTCACAGCGATCATGGTCTTCCATATCAATCGTTACAAATACGTCTTCTTTCTCAGCCACATCCAGAATGCGCCGCATATTCTCCATTACGAGTTCTTCTGATATATCCAGCCCCATAGATGTAAGCTTTAATGAAAGTTGTGAATCCAGGTGATGCTCACCTATCGCTTTAATAGCTTCGATGCACCCATCGGCTGCTTCCCGAGCTTCTTTTTTACTATCAATAAATTCTCCCAGGTGGTCGATGGTTACTGACATTCCTTTATCATTAAGCTTTTGAATGGTATCAACTGCATTTGGAATCGTTTCACCTGCTACAAATCGACCAGCGCCAAATCGGAGACCGTATTTTTTAGCTAACTTTGTAAAGAAACGATTTTTGGAGAGAAACAAAAAGAAATTTCGCAATATTTGTTCCATCACACATCCCCCTACTACCCATTTTATCTCTTTTTTTGTTCAATAAATGTAAGAAAATTAAGTTTTGTAAACGAAAACACACTCTTATTTTATCATCTTTTAAGATAAATGGGTAAAAAATTGAAGATCCACGCTTCGAATTTTGCATGTTTTTCCATAATTATAGGGTTATTTATGATAGAAAGTTATCTTTTTGGAATACTACAAATGACTTTTAAAAGGAGGTAGTTATATCATGCAACAACAACAAAACCAACCGTCTTCTATGCAGCAGGCTCAACCAATGGCGCAAGTCCCTGAAGTGGTAAGTACGAAAGACCAGCTTTACATTACGGATATGCTTTCATGGAATTTGAACGCCTGCAAAAAAGCTCACTTTTTTGCTCAGAACTGTCAAACTCCGGAAATCCAATCAGCTTTAGAAGAAGCGGGACAGATGCATCAACGACATTACAATAAAATCCTGACTC
The Halobacillus halophilus DSM 2266 DNA segment above includes these coding regions:
- a CDS encoding proline dehydrogenase family protein, which translates into the protein MEQILRNFFLFLSKNRFFTKLAKKYGLRFGAGRFVAGETIPNAVDTIQKLNDKGMSVTIDHLGEFIDSKKEAREAADGCIEAIKAIGEHHLDSQLSLKLTSMGLDISEELVMENMRRILDVAEKEDVFVTIDMEDHDRCEKTLEIFKKLRADYTHIGTVLQAYLYRVAEDVEDLNQYDPNLRLVKGAYKESPKVAFPEKKDVDENYKKIIKMHLLNGNYTAVATHDDAIIEYTKRLVEENNISNDQFEFQMLYGIRVERQEELVKEGYKMRVYVPYGNDWYGYFMRRLAERPANVAFVLKGVLGK